Proteins encoded in a region of the Sulfurovum xiamenensis genome:
- a CDS encoding TonB-dependent receptor: MKTKILTGSMIAAYALLNIPAFAEEVTLDPIVVSADFREAKLSETANSVSVIGEEEIYDKSSSAFEEVIGKTPNVNFASGASRAHYIQIRGIGERSQFSTPVNPSVGLNIDGIEFSQSALAVTLFDVNQIEVLRGPQGTTFGATGMAGVVNIQSNEPTKETEGHIEATVGNYNTKALGAAIGGTLIEDTLLGRFSIYKNTSDGFMKNWHIDSEGNEISQDDTNNIDELTAKAKLRWFASDNHTIDLNYMHIDVDNGYDAFSLDNTRTTHSDEQGKDTQKTDAFSLISTYQVNPKMHLVSKVSHSNSDLEYSYDEDWSYVGEFSDTLGPYSYFDQYLRDREQTDMDVRLVSDEEGRIFNNSTDWTMGVYLKNYSEDLTRNRRKEDVYVLFTNDYSTKNRAIYGQLDSTLTPKLTLTTGFRAEKWEVSYSDSDNSNIHTDENLFGGKIGLQYQHDNSHLYYVSLSKGYKPGGVNADNNVPSPEYKEYQTESLWNIDAGVNANYFENTLISRLNLFYGKRKDQQVKIYDAYALQEWSDYLTNAAEGHYYGLEAELDYYPNDTVHFYGSLGLLKSKFDDYAEYDAQGNLVPSFLEGRAPAHAPEYQYNIGVDYRFVENWTFKANAEGKGSYYFSNTHNEKSTAYTLFNSSLEYTYDNWTATVWVRNLTDEDYYVRGFYWYQDPAIGYAESRYTQFGAPRTVGFTVAYDF; this comes from the coding sequence ATGAAAACAAAAATTTTAACTGGTTCAATGATCGCAGCTTATGCATTATTGAACATACCTGCATTTGCAGAAGAGGTAACACTTGATCCAATTGTTGTTAGTGCTGATTTTAGGGAAGCAAAGCTATCAGAAACAGCTAATAGTGTATCTGTCATAGGAGAAGAGGAGATCTATGATAAATCATCTTCCGCTTTTGAAGAAGTAATTGGTAAAACACCAAATGTTAATTTTGCAAGCGGTGCATCAAGAGCACACTATATACAGATCCGTGGTATAGGAGAAAGAAGTCAGTTTTCAACTCCTGTGAATCCATCTGTTGGTCTGAATATTGATGGAATAGAATTTAGTCAAAGTGCTTTGGCTGTAACACTTTTTGATGTCAATCAAATAGAAGTTTTACGTGGGCCACAGGGAACAACATTTGGAGCAACCGGTATGGCGGGGGTTGTTAATATTCAAAGTAACGAACCAACAAAAGAGACTGAAGGTCATATAGAAGCTACTGTAGGTAATTATAATACAAAAGCATTGGGTGCAGCTATAGGTGGTACGCTTATCGAAGATACGCTACTGGGTAGATTTTCAATCTATAAAAATACCAGTGATGGCTTTATGAAAAATTGGCATATAGACAGTGAAGGTAATGAAATTAGTCAAGATGATACCAATAACATAGATGAATTAACAGCAAAAGCAAAGTTACGTTGGTTTGCCTCTGATAATCATACGATAGACCTGAACTATATGCATATTGATGTTGACAACGGTTACGATGCTTTTAGTCTTGATAATACAAGAACAACACATTCAGATGAACAAGGAAAAGATACACAAAAAACAGATGCTTTTTCTTTAATATCAACCTATCAAGTGAATCCAAAAATGCATTTAGTGTCTAAAGTCAGTCACAGTAACTCAGATCTTGAATATAGTTATGATGAAGATTGGTCGTATGTTGGAGAATTTTCTGATACTCTTGGCCCATATAGCTATTTTGACCAGTATTTGAGAGATCGTGAGCAAACAGATATGGATGTTAGATTGGTCTCAGATGAAGAGGGTCGTATCTTTAATAATTCTACTGATTGGACAATGGGAGTATATCTTAAAAACTATTCAGAAGATTTGACAAGAAACCGTAGAAAAGAAGATGTCTATGTTCTATTTACAAATGACTATTCAACAAAAAATAGGGCAATTTATGGCCAGTTAGATAGTACTTTAACACCAAAGTTAACACTAACAACAGGTTTTAGGGCAGAAAAATGGGAAGTAAGTTATTCTGATTCAGATAATTCAAATATCCATACTGATGAAAATTTATTTGGTGGGAAAATAGGGTTACAATATCAACATGACAATAGTCACTTATATTATGTCAGTTTATCTAAAGGATATAAACCTGGTGGTGTCAATGCAGATAATAATGTACCTTCTCCTGAATATAAAGAATATCAGACTGAAAGTTTATGGAATATTGATGCTGGAGTAAATGCTAATTATTTTGAGAATACATTGATCAGTAGACTTAATCTTTTTTATGGAAAAAGAAAAGATCAGCAAGTTAAAATATATGATGCATATGCGCTACAAGAATGGAGTGATTATTTGACTAATGCGGCAGAAGGTCACTACTATGGATTGGAAGCTGAACTTGATTATTATCCTAATGATACTGTACATTTCTATGGTAGCCTTGGTTTGTTAAAGTCAAAGTTTGATGACTATGCAGAATATGATGCCCAGGGTAACCTGGTACCTTCATTTTTAGAAGGTAGAGCACCAGCACATGCACCTGAGTATCAATATAATATAGGGGTAGATTATAGATTTGTTGAGAATTGGACATTTAAAGCCAATGCAGAAGGTAAGGGTAGTTATTATTTCTCAAATACACATAATGAGAAATCGACAGCATACACACTCTTTAACAGTAGTTTAGAGTATACCTATGATAACTGGACAGCAACTGTATGGGTAAGAAATTTAACGGATGAAGATTATTATGTAAGAGGATTTTATTGGTATCAGGATCCTGCTATCGGGTATGCAGAATCTCGTTATACACAGTTTGGTGCACCAAGAACAGTTGGTTTTACAGTAGCATATGATTTTTAA
- the thiC gene encoding phosphomethylpyrimidine synthase ThiC, whose product MTKAYKDTLTTSNELLTRDPFPASKKVYLKGEIHKDIRVPVREITLGDESKLRVYDTSGPYTDPTVDIDVGQGIPAIRKEWILARGDVEEYEGRIMAPEDNGYNTDEQLEFVTAGAKGLVRTPLRAKKGKNVSQLWYARQGIITPEMEFIAIRENQDRAMNEAYLQDEEREARLKGENFGANLPEVITPEFVRQEVAAGRAVIPCNINHPEVEPMIIGRNFLVKVNANIGNSATTSSIAEEVEKMVWSTRWGGDTVMDLSTGKNIHTTRDWILRNSPVPIGTVPIYQALEKVNGIAEDLTWEVFRDTLIEQAEQGVDYFTIHAGLLLHHVPMTTKRVTGIVSRGGAIMAKWMIHHHQENFLNTHFEEICEIMKTYDVTFSLGDGLRPGSTADANDEAQFAELKELGRLTQIAWKHDVQTIIEGPGHVPMHMIKENMDKQLEWCHEAPFYTLGPLTTDIAPGYDHFTSGIGAAMIGWYGCAMLCYVTPKEHLGLPDREDVKEGLITYKIAAHAADVAKGHPGARARDDAMSKARFEFRWVDQFNIGLDPERARDYHDETLPMEAAKVAHFCSMCGPKFCSMKISADVREYADSLGTDVESAKQQGMNEMSMKFKEMGSEVYVEAAKIEEK is encoded by the coding sequence ATGACAAAAGCATACAAAGACACATTAACAACATCCAATGAACTTTTAACCAGAGACCCATTTCCTGCGTCTAAAAAAGTGTATCTCAAGGGTGAAATACATAAAGATATAAGAGTACCAGTACGTGAGATCACTTTGGGTGATGAATCAAAACTCAGAGTTTACGATACATCTGGTCCCTATACAGACCCAACTGTAGATATTGATGTAGGTCAGGGTATTCCTGCGATCCGTAAAGAGTGGATCTTAGCGCGTGGTGATGTAGAAGAGTATGAGGGACGCATTATGGCGCCTGAAGACAATGGTTACAACACAGATGAACAACTTGAGTTCGTCACAGCAGGTGCAAAAGGACTTGTACGTACACCACTTCGTGCTAAAAAAGGGAAAAATGTTTCTCAGCTTTGGTATGCAAGACAGGGGATCATTACGCCTGAGATGGAGTTCATTGCAATTCGTGAAAACCAAGATAGAGCGATGAACGAAGCGTATCTTCAAGACGAAGAGAGAGAAGCAAGACTGAAGGGTGAAAATTTCGGTGCGAACCTGCCAGAGGTGATCACACCGGAATTTGTACGTCAGGAAGTTGCTGCGGGTCGTGCAGTTATCCCATGTAACATTAACCACCCGGAAGTTGAGCCGATGATCATCGGGCGTAATTTCCTTGTAAAAGTAAATGCAAACATCGGTAACTCAGCAACGACATCAAGTATCGCTGAAGAGGTAGAGAAGATGGTATGGTCAACACGCTGGGGTGGAGATACAGTGATGGATCTCTCAACAGGTAAAAACATTCACACGACACGTGACTGGATCCTCCGTAACTCTCCAGTGCCTATCGGGACAGTACCTATCTATCAGGCACTTGAAAAAGTAAATGGTATCGCTGAGGATCTTACGTGGGAAGTATTCCGTGATACGCTTATCGAGCAGGCAGAACAAGGGGTAGACTACTTTACAATTCATGCTGGACTTTTACTGCACCATGTACCAATGACAACAAAACGTGTGACGGGTATTGTTTCTCGTGGTGGAGCGATCATGGCAAAATGGATGATACATCACCACCAAGAGAACTTTTTGAACACGCACTTTGAAGAGATCTGTGAAATTATGAAAACGTATGATGTCACATTCTCACTTGGTGATGGTCTGCGTCCGGGAAGTACAGCCGATGCAAATGATGAAGCACAGTTCGCTGAACTTAAAGAGTTAGGGCGTTTGACACAAATTGCATGGAAACATGATGTACAAACGATCATCGAAGGTCCAGGGCACGTGCCAATGCACATGATCAAAGAGAACATGGATAAGCAGCTTGAGTGGTGTCATGAAGCGCCATTCTATACACTTGGGCCGTTAACAACAGATATCGCGCCAGGGTATGACCACTTCACATCAGGGATCGGTGCAGCAATGATCGGTTGGTACGGATGTGCGATGCTTTGTTATGTAACACCTAAAGAGCACTTGGGACTTCCAGACAGAGAAGATGTAAAAGAGGGACTTATCACTTATAAGATCGCTGCACATGCTGCAGATGTAGCTAAAGGACACCCTGGAGCACGTGCTAGAGACGATGCGATGAGTAAAGCAAGATTCGAGTTTAGATGGGTAGACCAGTTCAATATCGGTCTTGATCCTGAGCGTGCAAGAGACTACCATGATGAAACACTTCCAATGGAAGCAGCTAAAGTGGCTCACTTCTGTTCTATGTGTGGACCAAAGTTCTGTTCTATGAAAATTTCTGCAGATGTACGTGAATATGCAGATTCACTGGGAACAGATGTAGAGAGTGCAAAACAACAGGGAATGAATGAAATGTCCATGAAATTTAAAGAGATGGGTTCAGAAGTCTATGTTGAAGCAGCTAAGATAGAAGAAAAGTAA
- a CDS encoding metal ABC transporter permease, which produces MIDILLIPIALVVVLVMLHAYFGIEILKRGIIFTDLAIAQFAALGSSISLGYFHEEYFYPLTLSFALLCAFLIAFASTRKLHLEAFIGILYILGASGIMMVLSHSSEGMEHFKSLLASDILFTPLHDVLQSTIIYAFIAMALYFVYPKLNGFFRELFFFSLLAITVTSSVSLAGVFVVFVLLIAPPFVSMSLNAKRPLLVSFLFGWFFSIGAIVISYFYDLPTGYSIVFMGALLTVAIVMMASRSEKKK; this is translated from the coding sequence ATGATAGATATTTTACTTATTCCGATTGCTCTGGTTGTGGTGCTTGTGATGCTTCACGCTTACTTTGGTATAGAGATCCTAAAACGGGGGATCATCTTTACTGACCTTGCTATCGCTCAGTTCGCAGCGCTAGGATCATCGATCAGCCTTGGGTATTTTCATGAGGAGTATTTTTACCCTCTGACCCTGAGCTTTGCATTGCTGTGTGCTTTTTTGATCGCTTTCGCTTCGACGAGGAAACTTCATCTGGAAGCCTTTATAGGGATCCTTTATATCTTGGGTGCGAGTGGGATCATGATGGTGCTTTCACACTCCTCCGAAGGTATGGAGCATTTCAAATCGCTTCTTGCAAGCGATATACTTTTCACGCCCCTTCATGATGTGTTGCAAAGTACAATTATCTATGCTTTCATCGCCATGGCACTTTACTTTGTCTATCCGAAATTAAACGGTTTTTTCAGAGAACTCTTTTTCTTTTCGCTTCTTGCGATCACGGTTACTTCTTCCGTTTCACTTGCAGGTGTTTTCGTCGTCTTTGTACTTTTGATCGCACCACCTTTTGTTTCGATGTCTCTCAATGCAAAAAGACCATTGCTTGTCAGTTTCCTTTTTGGATGGTTTTTTAGTATCGGAGCCATTGTTATCTCTTATTTCTATGACTTACCTACAGGTTACAGCATTGTCTTTATGGGTGCGCTTCTTACTGTGGCCATCGTCATGATGGCATCCAGGAGTGAAAAGAAAAAATGA
- the thiS gene encoding sulfur carrier protein ThiS, whose protein sequence is MIKVSVNGEVKELENNLNVSQMIEALEYKVKGFAVAVNTTFVPIAKYDETMIKEGDTIDILAPVQGG, encoded by the coding sequence ATGATAAAAGTATCAGTGAACGGTGAAGTAAAAGAGCTTGAAAACAATTTAAATGTAAGTCAGATGATAGAAGCACTTGAATATAAAGTCAAAGGTTTTGCTGTCGCTGTCAATACGACGTTTGTTCCCATTGCCAAATATGATGAAACAATGATAAAAGAGGGAGATACCATAGATATTTTGGCTCCCGTACAAGGTGGATGA
- the thiB gene encoding thiamine ABC transporter substrate binding subunit, whose translation MMFNPIRTLFLILLFSIASFASDTRPTLTIYTYDAFAVSWGPGPKIKEAFEKEYDCNVKFVGLSSSIGALRKIQLEGKNTKADILLGLDTNIAQAANKTGLFAKHDLNTSNLDLPVPYTDEYFVPYDYSYVAFVYNENKVKNPPTSFEALAAMPEDFKIVIQDPRSSTPGLSLLLWVKEIYKEKAGEYWKRLSPHILTITKGWSESYGLFLKGEADMVLSYTTSPAYHIIEENRTNFKSARFNEGHYGQIEVAAMLNSSKHKDLAKKFLQFMHSETFAEIIPTANWAYPVVKTKEGLPKVFETLTQPSKMILLDGKTVEAHRKEIINEWLRALER comes from the coding sequence ATGATGTTTAACCCCATCAGAACTTTATTTTTAATACTACTTTTTAGTATCGCTTCATTCGCAAGTGATACTAGACCCACACTCACTATCTATACCTATGACGCTTTTGCTGTCTCCTGGGGTCCAGGACCTAAGATAAAAGAAGCATTTGAGAAAGAATATGACTGCAATGTAAAGTTTGTAGGTCTGTCCAGTTCTATAGGTGCGTTACGAAAGATACAGCTTGAAGGTAAAAACACCAAAGCAGATATTTTACTTGGTCTGGATACCAATATAGCACAAGCTGCCAACAAAACGGGACTGTTTGCCAAACATGATCTGAATACTTCAAATTTAGATTTGCCTGTCCCATATACTGATGAGTATTTTGTACCGTATGATTACAGTTATGTCGCTTTTGTCTACAATGAAAATAAGGTGAAAAATCCTCCAACATCCTTTGAAGCACTTGCTGCTATGCCCGAAGATTTTAAGATCGTGATTCAGGATCCCCGTTCATCCACACCTGGGCTTAGTTTGCTTTTATGGGTTAAAGAAATCTATAAAGAGAAAGCAGGAGAGTATTGGAAAAGACTTTCGCCTCATATATTGACCATTACGAAAGGCTGGTCCGAGTCTTATGGTCTGTTTCTAAAAGGTGAGGCAGATATGGTATTATCTTATACGACTTCACCCGCCTATCACATTATAGAAGAGAACAGAACAAACTTTAAAAGTGCACGTTTCAATGAGGGACATTACGGACAGATAGAAGTGGCTGCGATGCTCAACTCTTCCAAACATAAAGATCTGGCGAAAAAGTTTTTACAATTTATGCATAGTGAAACCTTTGCAGAGATCATCCCTACAGCAAATTGGGCTTATCCTGTTGTCAAAACAAAAGAGGGTTTACCTAAGGTATTTGAGACACTGACGCAGCCATCCAAAATGATCTTACTGGATGGTAAAACAGTTGAAGCCCATAGAAAAGAAATTATCAATGAATGGCTGAGAGCATTGGAAAGATAA
- a CDS encoding porin family protein, translated as MKKVSLSIVALLAMNTFAFAGGDFTTPVEPQVTIPEVDESTGSFYVGAGYTYINLDASGNFGEHDGDATLLLAGYNFNPYIGVEARYAGLTDCLENTAIYVKPMYPIGDAKVYALLGYGETTFDKGPSFSESGFQWGLGANYAVTENIGVFADYTNLYDDTGFDNVAVREDVTVDTINVGVTYTF; from the coding sequence ATGAAAAAAGTTTCACTATCAATCGTTGCCCTGTTGGCAATGAATACATTCGCATTTGCAGGTGGGGATTTCACTACTCCGGTAGAACCGCAAGTCACTATACCAGAAGTTGATGAATCAACGGGATCTTTTTATGTAGGTGCAGGGTATACATATATAAATTTAGATGCTTCAGGGAACTTCGGTGAGCACGACGGTGATGCAACACTTTTACTGGCAGGTTACAACTTCAACCCATATATCGGTGTAGAGGCTAGATATGCCGGTTTAACGGACTGTCTTGAAAATACTGCGATCTATGTGAAGCCAATGTACCCGATCGGTGATGCTAAAGTATACGCATTACTTGGATACGGAGAAACTACATTTGACAAGGGTCCTTCATTTTCAGAAAGTGGTTTCCAATGGGGCCTAGGTGCAAACTATGCAGTGACTGAAAATATCGGTGTCTTTGCAGACTATACAAACCTGTATGATGATACAGGATTTGATAATGTTGCCGTGAGAGAAGATGTTACTGTTGATACTATCAACGTAGGTGTAACGTATACTTTCTAA
- a CDS encoding FAD-dependent oxidoreductase — translation MNIGIAGAGLVGRVLALNLLQRGHTVKLFDEDTAYGDKAAGITAAGMLAVFAELESAESVIFDHGNRSIALWPALLEQIGIADAYQQEGSIITAHPQDYNELDHFIDTLKSKVEKASEIKLLDRQALTQLEPDLEQHAKAFFIPHEGQVDAQRFMKASSDYLLAHPDVTWHEETKVTHISEGTITVGDESKTFDWVFDSRGLGAQDDISDLRGVRGEVFWLDAPEVNISRPTRMLHPRYKIYIVPRPNHRYVIGATEIESEDKSPMSVRSSLELLSAVYSMHSGFAEARIVNMLTNCRPALRDNLPKIEHASKMTRINGLYRHGYLLAPAVVEEALNGGVYQ, via the coding sequence ATGAATATAGGTATTGCAGGTGCTGGTTTAGTAGGTAGAGTGCTGGCACTTAACCTACTACAACGTGGCCACACAGTAAAACTTTTTGATGAAGACACAGCCTATGGCGATAAGGCAGCAGGTATCACTGCTGCGGGTATGCTCGCTGTCTTTGCAGAATTGGAAAGTGCAGAGTCTGTTATTTTTGATCATGGAAATCGCTCTATTGCACTTTGGCCTGCTCTGTTGGAACAGATCGGTATTGCAGATGCGTATCAGCAGGAAGGCAGTATCATCACTGCACATCCTCAAGATTATAATGAGCTGGATCATTTTATCGATACATTAAAGTCAAAAGTAGAGAAAGCATCGGAAATCAAGCTTCTGGACAGACAGGCATTGACACAGCTTGAACCAGATCTGGAACAACATGCTAAAGCGTTCTTTATACCACATGAAGGGCAGGTGGATGCACAGCGTTTTATGAAAGCATCAAGTGATTATCTGCTTGCACACCCAGATGTTACGTGGCATGAAGAGACGAAAGTGACTCACATCTCAGAGGGTACGATTACAGTTGGGGATGAGAGTAAAACATTTGATTGGGTATTTGATTCACGAGGACTGGGTGCCCAGGATGACATCAGTGATCTACGTGGTGTACGCGGAGAGGTGTTTTGGCTGGATGCACCTGAGGTAAATATAAGCAGACCTACACGTATGTTACACCCACGCTATAAGATCTATATCGTTCCACGACCTAATCATAGGTATGTTATCGGTGCAACAGAGATAGAGAGTGAAGATAAAAGCCCAATGTCTGTACGTTCTAGTCTGGAACTGCTCTCAGCAGTCTACAGTATGCACTCAGGGTTTGCGGAAGCACGTATCGTCAATATGCTGACAAATTGTCGTCCGGCACTCAGAGATAATTTGCCAAAGATCGAGCATGCTTCAAAGATGACACGCATTAACGGTTTGTACAGACATGGCTATCTATTGGCACCTGCAGTTGTGGAAGAAGCATTAAATGGAGGGGTATATCAATGA
- a CDS encoding ATP-binding cassette domain-containing protein: MLKIIDVKYQHKNAEDMYTYTMVVKPKEIVAIVGQSGSGKSTLLDLLAGFLPATSGSIKLDEDELIDETVEARPISILFQNHNLFEHLSVQKNILLGISKTLKSTHEELKKVKTILKEVGLEKYEHTIVSSLSGGQQQRVALARVLLRREPILLLDEPFTGLDADTRMQMLDLLKKITVENNLHTIMITHEIEDSERIANRVYKVENQKLVEQ; this comes from the coding sequence TTGCTAAAGATAATTGATGTAAAGTACCAGCATAAAAATGCAGAAGATATGTATACATATACGATGGTGGTCAAACCTAAAGAGATCGTAGCGATAGTTGGTCAAAGTGGAAGTGGGAAATCCACACTTCTTGATCTTCTCGCAGGTTTCTTACCTGCAACAAGTGGTAGTATCAAGTTAGATGAGGATGAGTTGATAGATGAGACGGTTGAAGCACGGCCTATCAGCATTTTATTTCAAAATCATAACCTCTTTGAACACCTATCGGTACAAAAGAATATACTTCTAGGCATAAGTAAAACACTGAAAAGCACACATGAAGAGTTGAAAAAAGTAAAAACCATACTCAAAGAAGTAGGTCTTGAAAAATATGAACATACTATCGTTTCATCTCTTTCAGGTGGACAACAGCAGCGTGTTGCACTTGCACGGGTATTGTTACGCCGTGAGCCTATATTGCTTCTGGATGAACCCTTTACAGGATTGGATGCCGATACAAGAATGCAGATGCTTGATCTGCTCAAAAAGATCACAGTTGAAAATAACCTGCATACCATTATGATCACACATGAGATAGAAGATAGTGAACGTATTGCTAACAGGGTGTATAAAGTAGAGAATCAAAAGCTTGTGGAACAATGA
- a CDS encoding thiazole synthase, with amino-acid sequence MTKQLETNNTWQIGGKTLNSRLLIGSALYPSPANMEDAIRISGAQIVTVSLRRQAAGEGNGNPFWDIIKSLGIEVLPNTAGSHSAKEAITTAQMAREVFGTNWVKLEVIGDQYNLQPDPFETVKAAEVLIKEGFEVFPYTTDDLVVAKRLADVGCKIIMPWGSMIGSGKGLMNPDNLIAIRKQFPDLQLIVDAGIGKPSHATQAMELGYDGVLLNSAIALAQDPVKMADAFRLAVEAGRLGYEAGVMKEREFASPSTPTVGTPFWHQFN; translated from the coding sequence ATGACTAAACAGTTGGAAACCAACAATACATGGCAGATAGGCGGGAAAACATTAAACAGTAGACTGCTCATAGGTTCTGCACTCTATCCGAGTCCGGCAAATATGGAAGATGCAATTAGGATTTCAGGTGCTCAGATCGTCACAGTTTCGTTGAGACGTCAAGCAGCCGGTGAGGGAAATGGTAACCCGTTTTGGGATATCATAAAATCTTTAGGCATAGAAGTTCTACCCAATACAGCAGGTTCACACTCTGCCAAAGAGGCTATTACCACAGCACAGATGGCCAGAGAGGTATTTGGTACGAATTGGGTAAAACTTGAAGTCATAGGGGATCAGTACAATTTGCAACCAGACCCGTTTGAAACAGTAAAAGCTGCTGAGGTGCTTATAAAAGAAGGGTTCGAAGTATTCCCTTATACCACAGATGATCTGGTGGTTGCAAAGCGTTTGGCAGATGTGGGCTGTAAGATCATTATGCCATGGGGCTCTATGATAGGTTCTGGAAAAGGACTGATGAACCCGGACAATCTTATCGCTATTCGTAAGCAGTTTCCGGACCTACAGCTGATCGTTGATGCAGGTATAGGTAAACCATCTCATGCAACCCAGGCAATGGAACTTGGTTATGATGGAGTACTACTGAACTCAGCCATAGCCTTAGCACAGGATCCTGTAAAAATGGCAGATGCTTTTAGACTGGCTGTCGAGGCAGGCCGTCTGGGGTACGAAGCAGGGGTAATGAAAGAGCGTGAATTTGCTTCACCTTCCACACCTACTGTCGGTACACCTTTTTGGCATCAGTTTAATTAA
- a CDS encoding ABC transporter permease subunit, translating to MLQDVKRLKNSLLPGGFVSLLLLGFAFVLFFTLFLSQDDASVAQLDSRVFSLLKFTLYQAFLSTLLSLLVGLALAWSLAHQSNFKGRSLLVALFSSSLVLPTLIVVFGLISVLGRNGWVNQLSLYLFDHSFGSYLYGLTGILVAHVYLNASFASRSLLHVFESIPKEKYKLAKSLNFTAFQRFIYVEWPALRTTLLSIASTIFLLCFTSFAIVLVLGGSPAYNTLEVAIYEAVKLEFDIAMALKLALIQLVMTTLLVLFSSNFRTSVGNVRTSALYIPWSETKYVKRFQVAIIGLFSLFFILPLLAIIVDGLGAEFTRILTEPLFIKSFFTSIGLATVSSILTVLFAIFLSDTKRNFILGHRLPSNTFSKVLNTIVSFSGNLYLAVPSLIMGLGFFLLSQTYEAPIAVWSTIALLTANVLMSLPFALAILAPVMQKTGQRYDKLVFSLNLSSLQRWVYCEYPYLKSSIGYVFALSFCFSLGDLGIIALFGSDDFLTLPWYLYQLMGSYRTSDAAGVALILLAITLCVFILLPRLFRSSVAKDN from the coding sequence ATGTTACAAGATGTAAAAAGACTGAAAAATTCATTACTGCCAGGAGGGTTCGTCTCTCTTTTATTGCTAGGGTTTGCTTTTGTACTGTTTTTTACACTATTCCTCTCACAAGACGATGCCTCTGTAGCACAACTTGACAGTAGAGTCTTTTCACTTCTGAAGTTTACGCTCTATCAAGCTTTTTTATCGACACTTTTATCTCTATTGGTAGGTTTGGCTTTAGCCTGGAGCCTGGCTCACCAGTCAAACTTTAAAGGACGTTCTCTACTGGTGGCACTTTTCTCCTCCTCTTTGGTCCTTCCGACACTGATTGTTGTCTTTGGACTCATATCTGTACTCGGACGTAATGGATGGGTAAACCAATTAAGCCTCTATCTTTTTGATCACTCTTTTGGTTCTTACCTGTATGGATTAACAGGTATCCTGGTAGCACATGTCTATCTGAATGCTTCATTTGCTTCACGGTCTTTGCTGCATGTGTTTGAATCTATTCCCAAAGAGAAATACAAACTTGCAAAAAGTTTGAACTTTACAGCGTTTCAACGGTTTATCTATGTAGAGTGGCCGGCTTTAAGGACGACACTTTTAAGCATTGCATCAACCATATTTCTTTTGTGTTTTACTTCCTTTGCCATCGTACTTGTACTGGGTGGTTCACCTGCTTATAATACTTTGGAAGTGGCTATCTATGAGGCAGTGAAACTTGAATTTGATATTGCTATGGCTTTAAAACTTGCATTGATACAACTTGTAATGACGACGTTGCTGGTACTCTTTTCATCGAACTTCAGAACCAGTGTTGGCAATGTAAGAACAAGTGCACTCTATATTCCCTGGTCTGAGACAAAATATGTCAAACGATTTCAGGTAGCTATTATTGGTCTGTTTTCTCTGTTTTTTATCTTACCGCTACTTGCTATCATCGTTGATGGATTAGGTGCAGAATTTACAAGAATACTCACAGAACCTCTTTTTATCAAATCTTTTTTCACGAGTATCGGACTCGCAACAGTTTCAAGTATATTGACGGTACTATTCGCTATTTTTTTAAGTGATACAAAAAGAAATTTTATCCTGGGACATCGTTTACCAAGTAACACATTTTCAAAAGTTTTGAATACTATCGTTTCCTTTTCCGGAAACCTCTATCTTGCTGTGCCTTCATTGATCATGGGTCTGGGATTTTTTCTTCTGTCCCAAACCTATGAAGCCCCGATAGCAGTATGGTCAACCATCGCACTTCTCACCGCAAACGTACTGATGTCATTACCGTTTGCCTTGGCCATTTTAGCTCCTGTGATGCAAAAGACCGGTCAAAGATATGACAAACTTGTCTTTTCGTTGAACTTGAGTTCATTGCAAAGGTGGGTGTATTGTGAATACCCCTACTTGAAGTCATCTATCGGTTATGTTTTTGCCTTGTCTTTTTGTTTTTCACTGGGAGATTTGGGTATCATTGCATTGTTTGGATCGGACGACTTTTTAACCTTGCCCTGGTATTTGTATCAGCTCATGGGATCGTACCGAACAAGTGATGCTGCTGGAGTCGCTTTGATACTCTTGGCCATCACATTATGTGTATTTATTTTATTACCACGACTGTTTAGGAGTAGCGTTGCTAAAGATAATTGA